GAACGTGTGGGCGATGGGCGCATCCGGCTCGTCGAGCGCGTCGAGCACGTTCTTCACCGAGGCGATGGACAGCTTGCCGACCTCGAGCATCGCGCGGATGAGCCGCAGGCGTCGCTCGTGCTCCTCGCCGTAGAGCGTGCGGTTGCCGCCGACCCGCTCACCCGCCGGAAGCAGCCCTTCGCGCACGTAGTACTTGATCGTGGTGGGGGCGGTGTCGGAACGTTCGGCGAGTTCGGTGATGAGCACGCAGTGATAGTAGCACTACCGGTAGTGTCACTACCGGTAGTGTCACTACCAGTACTTACAGTTCGTCGTGGCGGCGGTGGTACGGCGATTCGAGCAGCGACAGCACGAACAGCAGTGCCAGCAGCGCGAAAATGCTCAGTGCGGCGATGAGGTCGCTCCAGGTGAACGGGATGAACGTGCCGTCGATCGACAGCACGAAGACCGTCTCGACGACCCCGAACGCGACGAAGAAGACGCCTAGGAGCACTCGTGTGAGCCGGACGTTGCGCCCGCGGCGGTGCACCTCCACCCGCCGCAGCTCCACCATCAGCGTCAGCAGCAGCAGCGGCAGCACCTGTGCGAGGGTCGCAGCGGTCGCGCTGTCCATCAGGACGACGCGCAGTTCGGCCGGATCCACCATGGCGCCCAGAGTACTGCGCCGCGGCGTTACTGCGCGGCCACGTCCTCGGCGCCGGCGAACGCCTTCTCGAGCAGGCCGTCGTACGTGCGCTTCGCCTCGCGGTGGGTGGCCGCGCCGGCCGGAGTGATGCCCACGAACAGCGCACGGCGGTCGTAGTCGCAGGTGTTCCGCTCCACGAGTCCGGCCTTGACCAGCCGGTCGACGATCCGCGACAGCGCGCTCTGCGTCATGGGCATGACGTCGACGAGGTTGCGCATGGTGCACTCGTCGTCGGCGTAGCCGGCCACCAGGTCGAGCACCTCGTACTCGCTGAGGCCGAGCTGCATGCTCTGCTGGAGGGTGCGATCCAGTTCGGCCGCGGTGCTGAGGTAGAGGCTCTGCAGCTCGCGCCAGCGGGCCGAGACGTCGCCCTGGATGTTCATGCCTTCACGATACCGCCACTTCCATGAGATTTCGATGAATGTGCATAGGTTGCTGACACAATCTATTCCGTGTCATAGAGTTGCTCTCGTGCTCAACTCCGACACCGCATCCCGTCCGGCCGTCCGCCCCGGCGCATCCGCGCCGTCCACGTCCTCCACGTCCTCCACGTCCTCCACGTCCTCCACGCCCACCTCCGCCGCAGGCGACCGCGTCCGCTGGAGCCGCGCGCGCTGGCTGCTCCTGCTCGCCACCTGCATCGTCATCGCGCTCGACGGCCTCGACGTCTCCATGGTCGGTGTCGCCCTCCCCTCCATCGGCAAGGAGCTGGGCCTCGACACCGGTTCGCTGCAGTGGATCGTCTCCGGGTACGTCCTCGGCTACGGCAGCCTCCTGCTGCTCGGTGGCCGCCTCGCGGACCTGCTCGGTCGCCGCACCGTGCTCCTCGTCGCGCTGACCGTGTTCACCGTCGCGTCGCTCGCCGGCGGGCTCTCCGCCGACGCCGGGCTGCTCATCGCCAGCCGGTTCGTGAAGGGAGTGGCGGCCGCGTTCACGGCGCCCGCCGCCTTCTCGCTGATCACGACGAACTTCGAGGAGGGTCCACAGCGCAATCGCGCCATCTCGATCTTCACCACGTTCGCTGCGAGCGGCTTCTCGCTCGGCCTGATCATGAGCGGCTTGATGACCACGTTCAGCTGGCGCTGGACGTTCCTGTTCTCCGTTCCGCTTGCTCTGCTCGCCCTCGTGCTCGGCTTCTTCTTCGTCCCGAAGGACGCCCGCGAGCGCGGCGCCGGTCACGATATCGCCGGTGCTGTGACGCTGGCGCTCGGGATGCTCGCGCTCGTCTACACCGTCGTCTCGGCGCCGGGCGTCGGCTGGGGCTCGCTGCAGACCATCCTGGGCTTCGTGGCCGCGGGAGTGCTGCTCGGGGTGTTCGTCGTCGTCGAGCTGCGCGTGCGGCATCCGCTCATCCGGTTCGGGATCTTCCGCGTCGCTTCGGTGCTCCGCGCCAACCTCGCCGCCATCACCCTCTTCGGGTCGTACGTGTCCTTCCAGTTCGTCCTCACGCTGTACCTGCAGGACGTCCTCGGCTGGTCGCCGCTGAGCATGGCGCTGGCCCTGCTGCCCACGGGACTCGTCGTGGCCTTCAGCGCACCGTTCACCGACCGCCTGATCGACCGCTTCGGGCCGCCGCCGCTGATCATCGTGGCGCTGGCCTCGCTGTCGGCCGGCTACCTGCTCTTCCTGCGGCTCGGGACCGCCCCGGTGTACTGGCTCGACATCCTGCCGTCCGTGCTGCTGCTGGGTGTCGGCTTCGGGATCGGCTTCCCGTCCATCCAGGTGCAGGCGACCACCGGGGTCAGCGACGACGAGCAGGGACTCGCGGCCGGGCTCGTGCAGACCAGCTCGCAGGTGGGCGGGGCCCTCGCCCTGGCGGTCACCTCCGCCCTGATCGCGGGATCGGGCGGCGCAGGCACCGGGATCGCGGCGCAGCTGGAGCACTTCCTGCCGGGGCTCTACCTCAGCGCGGCGCTCGCAGTCGCCGGCCTGATCGTCGCCGCGGTGCCCCAGCGCCGCCGCCTCCGGGCTCGCGTCGATCGCCTGGTGGAGGACTGACAGGGGAGCGTCCTGCGGCTCGCCGCATCCCTGCTTTTCCTCGTGGATTTCGGGAATTGCTCTTCCCGCGACAAAGTTGAGCTTAGTAGACTCAAGTTTGATCGCAACGAAAAGGGGAACCACATGGCGAACATGCAGGGCGCTCCCTCCACTCAGGAGGACGCCAAGAGCGCTCTCGAACAGTACGGCGTCAATCTCACGGAGATCGCCAAGAGCGGCAAGCTCGACCCGGTCATCGGGCGGGACGCCGAGATCCGGCGCGTCAGCCAGGTGCTGACCCGCCGCACCAAGAACAACCCCGTGCTCATCGGCGAGCCCGGCGTCGGCAAGACGGCGGTCGTCGAGGGCCTCGCCCAGCGCATCGTCGCGGGCGACGTGGCCGACTCCCTCAAGGGGAAGCAGCTCGTCGCTCTCGACCTGTCCGCGCTCGTCGCGGGCGCGATGTACCGCGGCCAGTTCGAGGAGCGCCTGAAGGCGGTCCTCAAGGAGATCAACGACGCGGAGGGGCAGATCATCACCTTCGTCGACGAGCTCCACATCCTGATGGGTGCGGGCGGCGGCGAGGGTTCGGTCGCGGCCTCCAACATGCTGAAGCCGATGCTCGCCCGCGGGGAGCTGCGCCTGATCGGTGCGACCACCCTCAACGAGTACCGCGAGTTCATCGAGAAGGATGCGGCGCTCGAGCGCCGCTTCCAGCAGGTGTACGTGGGTGAGCCGTCGGTCGAGGACACCGTCGCGATCCTCCGCGGGCTCAAGGGCCGTTACGAGGCGCACCACGGTGTGACGATCGAGGACTCCGCGCTCGTCGCGGCGGCATCCCTGTCGAACCGGTACATCACCGCGCGCCAGCTGCCGGACAAAGCCATCGACCTCATCGATGAGGCCGCATCCCGGCTCAAGATGGAGATCGACTCGGCCCCCGTCGAGATCGACACGCTGCAGCGTCAGGTCGAGCGGATGAAGCTGGAGGAGTTCGCGCTCAAGAAGGAGAAGGACGACGCCAGCAAGGCGCGCCTCGAGCAGCTGCGCGAGCGCCTGCAGGAGCAGGAACGCCGCCTGGAGGAGCTGCAGGCCCGGTGGCGCGCCGAGAAGGCGTCGCTGAACCGGGTCGGCGAGCTGCGGTCGCAGCTGGAGGAGGCCAAGACCCGGCGCGACCTCGCGCTGCGCGACGGCCGCTACCAGGAGGCGTCGCGGATCGAGTACGAGACGATCCCCGGCATCGAGCGGGAGCTGGCGGAGGCCGAGCAGGCCGAGCACGAGCACCCGCGCATGGTGAACGAGCAGGTGACCGCCGACGACATCGCCGCCGTGGTCGCTGCCTGGACGGGCATCCCCGTCGACCGCCTCACCCAGGGCGAGACCGAGAAGCTGCTGCACCTCGAGCAGGAGCTCGGCCGCCGCATCATCGGCCAGAAGAAGGCTGTGCAGGCGGTCGCGGATGCGGTGCGCCGCACCCGCGCGGGCATCTCCGATCCGAGCCGGCCCACGGGTTCGTTCCTGTTCCTCGGCCCGACCGGCGTCGGCAAGACCGAGCTCGCGAAGGCGCTCGCCGGCTTCCTGTTCGACGACGAGAAGGCCATGGTCCGTATCGACATGAGCGAGTACGGCGAGAAGTTCTCCGTCTCGCGGCTGGTGGGCGCCCCTCCCGGATACGTCGGGTACGAGCAGGGCGGTCAGCTGACCGAGGCCGTGCGCCGGCGACCCTACTCGGTGATCCTGCTCGACGAGGTCGAGAAGGCACACCCCGAGGTGTTCGACGTGCTGCTGCAGGTGCTCGACGACGGCCGGCTCACGGATGGGCAGGGCCGCACGGTCGACTTCCGGAACGCCATCCTCATCCTCACCTCCAACCTCGGCAGCCAGTTCCTCGTCGACCCGACGCTGAGCCCGGCCGAGCGCGAGGAGGCGGTGCTGCAGATGGTGCGCCAGGCGTTCAAGCCGGAGTTCGTGAACCGGCTGGATGACATCGTCGTGTTCTCCACGCTGACACAGGAGGAGCTGGGCGAGATCGTCGAACTCGGCATCGACCGGCTCATGCGCCGCCTCGCCGAGCGGCGGCTGGAGCTGGCGGTCACCCCCGATGCGCGGGCGTGGCTCGCCGAGCGGGGCTACGACCCGATCTACGGCGCGCGGCCGCTACGCCGGCTGATGCAGCGCGAGATCGAGGACCGGCTCGCGACCGAGCTCCTGGCCGGCGAGGTGCGCGACGGCGACCTGGTGCGCGTCGACCTCGACCGCGAGGCCGACCACCTCACGGTCGTACCGGTCCGCGACTAGCGCGCGTCCGCCTCCTGCCAAAAAGGGAGGAGTTCCCGTCCATCTGCGGATGTGAATTCCTCCCTTTCGCGTTTTCCGCCCCTCCAGGACGCCGTTCTCCTCCTTTTCCCACGTCGGAGACGGCCCCGCCGTGCGCGTAGGCTCGAATCATGCGTGCTGCTGTCATCCATGGAGAGCGCGATGTGCGCCTCGAAGACGTCCCCACCCCCACCCTGTACACCGGTCCCGGCTCGGACGGGCTCGACGCGGTCGTCCGCGTCGTCGCCGCGTGCGTCTGCGGGAGCGACCTCTGGCCGTACCGCGGCGTGACCCCGACGAAGGAGCCGCACCGCATCGGGCACGAGTTCGTCGGCGTCGTGGAGCAGGTCGGTGCGAACGTGCGGACGATCACGCCCGGCGACTTCGTCATCGCACCGTTCTACGACTGCGACATGACGTGCGTGAACTGCCGCAACGGCGTCAGCACCTCGTGCCTGAACGGCGGATGGTGGGGCTCCGAGGACCGCATCGGTGGTTTCGCCGACGGCGGCCAGGGCGAGTTCGTCCGCGTCCCGCACGCCGATGGTTCGCTCGTCGCGACCCCCGAGTACCCGAGCGCTGAACTCATCCCGAGCCTGCTGACGCTCTCGGATGTGATGGGAACCGGACACCACGCCGCGGTCTCCGCCGGTGTCACCGAGGGGAGCACCGTGGTCGTCGTCGGCGACGGAGCTGTCGGTCTCTGCGCCGTGCTGGCGTCCGCGCGGCTGGGTGCCTCGCGCATCGTCGCGATGTCGCGCCACGAGACGCGCCAGGCGCTCGCCCGCGAGTTCGGCGCGACGGACATCGTCGCCGAGCGCGGCGACGCCGGAGTCGCCGCCGTCAAGGAGCTGTTCGACGGGATCGGCGCCGACTGCGTGCTCGAGGCGGTCGGAACGAAGGAGTCGATGGACCAGGCGATCCGTTCCGCCCGTCCCGGCGGCATGGTCGGCTACGTGGGCGTGCCGAACGGCGGCCCCGAGCTCCCGGTGCGCCCGCTGTTCCAGAGCAACATCGGCGTGAACGGCGGCGTCGCACCCGTGCGCAACTACGTCGAGGACCTCCTCCAGGACGTCTGGTCGGGCGCCATCAACCCCGGACGCGTGTTCGACCTGGAGGTGCCGCTCACCGACATCGCCGAGGCGTACGCCGCGATGGATGAGCGCCGCGCGATCAAGACGCTCGTGCGTCCCTGAACCGAGACCCCAGAAACGACGAAGCCCGCTGGCACGCGATGTGCCGGCGGGCTTTCTCGTCGTCCCGATCGGACGCCCGGATGTGAACGGCATATGTCGCACGTGTAAAAGTTCGTAACATTCCGCGGCCCTCTCTCGGCCGCGCGACCGGGGTACAGGGCGCGCGCATCCCGGGCGCGCCGTCGCGGCGAATCGCCCGGGACGCTCCGGCTGGGCGAATGCCACCCTGATCGGGACTTCTCCATTCGTCACCCGGGTCGGTCGGCGACGGTCGAAGCCGTCCGCCGAGTGTCCGCGTGTCTGCGGACACCCTCCAATGGGGGACGACGCGACACGCGGAAGACACCCGTTCCACCCCCACTTGCGGGTCGGTGCGTACCCCACGTAGAACTATCCACAACCCACCCGAACCCGACCAGATCCCCAGCGTTGCGGATGCCCACCCCACCCCACGTGAGAGGTCCCGTCCGTGTTCATCTTTCTGTTACAGCTCCGCCACATGCTCGGCGGGCACCCGGAGTTCTACCTCTTCGCGATCTACTCAGCTCTCATCTGGGTCATCTGGATCGTGAAGGTCCTGATGTCGCGCCGCTACCGCGCGTACACCGGCGAATTCCACGGGACGACCAGCGTCGTCGTCCCCGTGGTCGACGAGCCGCTCGACCTGTTCCGCGACGTGCTCGGCCGCATGGTCGAGCAGAAGCCGGGCGAGATCATCGTCGTGATCAACGGCGCCCCCAACCCGGAGCTCGCGGAGGTCTGCGAGGAGTTCGCGCCCCTGGTGCGCTGGGTGCACACGCCCATCCCGGGCAAGCGCAACGCCGTCATGATCGGCACGAAGATGTCGACCGGTGAGATCACCGTGCTGGTCGACTCCGACACGATCTGGACCGACGGGACGCTGGCCGAACTCGTCAAGCCGTTCGCCGACCAGCGCGTCGGCGGCGTGACGACGAAGCAGCGCATCCTCGAGCCGACCCGCAGCTGGATCACCCGCTGGGCGGACTGGCTGGAGAACTCCCGCGCCCTCTACTCGATGCCCGCGCAGAGCGTCGTCGGGCAGATCGGCTGCCTCCCGGGCCGCACCATCGCCTTCCGCCGCTCGATCCTGATGCGGGTCATGGACAAGTTCATGACCGAGAAGTTCCTCGGGGTCTTCCTCGAGGTGTCGGACGACCGTA
This region of Leifsonia sp. fls2-241-R2A-40a genomic DNA includes:
- a CDS encoding MFS transporter, giving the protein MLNSDTASRPAVRPGASAPSTSSTSSTSSTSSTPTSAAGDRVRWSRARWLLLLATCIVIALDGLDVSMVGVALPSIGKELGLDTGSLQWIVSGYVLGYGSLLLLGGRLADLLGRRTVLLVALTVFTVASLAGGLSADAGLLIASRFVKGVAAAFTAPAAFSLITTNFEEGPQRNRAISIFTTFAASGFSLGLIMSGLMTTFSWRWTFLFSVPLALLALVLGFFFVPKDARERGAGHDIAGAVTLALGMLALVYTVVSAPGVGWGSLQTILGFVAAGVLLGVFVVVELRVRHPLIRFGIFRVASVLRANLAAITLFGSYVSFQFVLTLYLQDVLGWSPLSMALALLPTGLVVAFSAPFTDRLIDRFGPPPLIIVALASLSAGYLLFLRLGTAPVYWLDILPSVLLLGVGFGIGFPSIQVQATTGVSDDEQGLAAGLVQTSSQVGGALALAVTSALIAGSGGAGTGIAAQLEHFLPGLYLSAALAVAGLIVAAVPQRRRLRARVDRLVED
- a CDS encoding zinc-dependent alcohol dehydrogenase family protein, which codes for MRAAVIHGERDVRLEDVPTPTLYTGPGSDGLDAVVRVVAACVCGSDLWPYRGVTPTKEPHRIGHEFVGVVEQVGANVRTITPGDFVIAPFYDCDMTCVNCRNGVSTSCLNGGWWGSEDRIGGFADGGQGEFVRVPHADGSLVATPEYPSAELIPSLLTLSDVMGTGHHAAVSAGVTEGSTVVVVGDGAVGLCAVLASARLGASRIVAMSRHETRQALAREFGATDIVAERGDAGVAAVKELFDGIGADCVLEAVGTKESMDQAIRSARPGGMVGYVGVPNGGPELPVRPLFQSNIGVNGGVAPVRNYVEDLLQDVWSGAINPGRVFDLEVPLTDIAEAYAAMDERRAIKTLVRP
- a CDS encoding AAA family ATPase yields the protein MANMQGAPSTQEDAKSALEQYGVNLTEIAKSGKLDPVIGRDAEIRRVSQVLTRRTKNNPVLIGEPGVGKTAVVEGLAQRIVAGDVADSLKGKQLVALDLSALVAGAMYRGQFEERLKAVLKEINDAEGQIITFVDELHILMGAGGGEGSVAASNMLKPMLARGELRLIGATTLNEYREFIEKDAALERRFQQVYVGEPSVEDTVAILRGLKGRYEAHHGVTIEDSALVAAASLSNRYITARQLPDKAIDLIDEAASRLKMEIDSAPVEIDTLQRQVERMKLEEFALKKEKDDASKARLEQLRERLQEQERRLEELQARWRAEKASLNRVGELRSQLEEAKTRRDLALRDGRYQEASRIEYETIPGIERELAEAEQAEHEHPRMVNEQVTADDIAAVVAAWTGIPVDRLTQGETEKLLHLEQELGRRIIGQKKAVQAVADAVRRTRAGISDPSRPTGSFLFLGPTGVGKTELAKALAGFLFDDEKAMVRIDMSEYGEKFSVSRLVGAPPGYVGYEQGGQLTEAVRRRPYSVILLDEVEKAHPEVFDVLLQVLDDGRLTDGQGRTVDFRNAILILTSNLGSQFLVDPTLSPAEREEAVLQMVRQAFKPEFVNRLDDIVVFSTLTQEELGEIVELGIDRLMRRLAERRLELAVTPDARAWLAERGYDPIYGARPLRRLMQREIEDRLATELLAGEVRDGDLVRVDLDREADHLTVVPVRD
- a CDS encoding MarR family transcriptional regulator; this translates as MNIQGDVSARWRELQSLYLSTAAELDRTLQQSMQLGLSEYEVLDLVAGYADDECTMRNLVDVMPMTQSALSRIVDRLVKAGLVERNTCDYDRRALFVGITPAGAATHREAKRTYDGLLEKAFAGAEDVAAQ